A window from Carassius gibelio isolate Cgi1373 ecotype wild population from Czech Republic chromosome B3, carGib1.2-hapl.c, whole genome shotgun sequence encodes these proteins:
- the LOC127952155 gene encoding uncharacterized protein LOC127952155 — protein MGVADELCEELFRWIDQQERCADHLKALATELEDMREAMTAGQLVGNTATVLGSAALVGTGIATILTGGLALPSLALAAGITVGAGTATSLILTLVEKWKSSETMKNAEKTADKIWQIQKNIERLKEKLQKECESEGFEVSSSDDVQCEITARILRALAKRSGRDLPLSRLRHLLRSDGLYTNHTYLGFYIDFAFFRTIGSFIAYLGYSAIFLKTAATKGQKYYAPLLVKVTKEMADVSLKAVLKGTGQAAGGIFGLILTFPDLIDNCEELIKNKHQTEASTYLKTKAKEILETVKKLKKPLNELQEMLNQIPEMECHIDLAQEMFGSQIYTRGTICMEYTQSQKQDTKTQEFILLCTKDIGVTKNCSTGKHKSGDNKNKRRKKEATSTIDRSLNQERKLAFLRKPPHKSKTKVKKFQFRLPKIMMSNVRSLPNKIEELQEMMEDVENINSDLMFFTETWLNRNSPSISFEGYRSYRVDRDARLTQKRRGGGLMVLVNEAWATDVEVENIIITPDYELMVVSIRPHDHPEDAPPLTFIHVYIPPGTNMSQAARDIAGVYYDVLEQYPGGPVFLLGDFNRCDITHLLDLEQYITCPTRYSNTLDQCYGNVPGAYRSECSPPLGRSDHNVIHLIPKKKSDGSDPSKDEKCTHDSTKSRKQ, from the exons ATGGGTGTGGCAGACGAACTGTGTGAAGAGCTCTTCCGTTGGATTGATCAGCAGGAGCGATGTGCAGATCATCTCAAGGCTTTGGCCACCGAGCTGGAGGACATGAGGGAGGCGATGACTGCAGGCCAGTTGGTGGGAAACACAGCTACTGTGCTTGGGTCTGCCGCTCTTGTTGGGACAGGCATTGCAACAATTCTGACTGGAGGCCTGGCTTTACCCTCGCTGGCACTGGCAGCTGGAATCACAGTCGGAGCGGGTACTGCAACTAGTCTTATACTTACGCTTGTGGAGAAATGGAAATCTAGTGAAACAATGAAAAATGCAGAGAAAACTGCTGACAAAATCTGGCAGATTCAGAAGAATATCGAAAGGCTCAAGGAGAAACTCCAGAAGGAGTGTGAGAGTGAAGGGTTTGAGGTGTCATCCTCCgatgacgtgcagtgtgaaatcACAGCGAGGATCCTGAGAGCCTTGGCCAAACGCAGTGGTAGAGATCTGCCCCTCAGTCGCCTAAGACACCTCTTGAGAAGTGATGGCCTGTATACAAATCACACATATCTAGGGTTTTATATAGACTTTGCATTCTTCCGCACGATCGGTTCTTTCATAGCATACCTTGGATATTCTGCCATCTTTCTGAAAACAGCAGCAACAAAAGGACAAAAATATTATGCTCCACTTCTTGTGAAAGTTACTAAAGAAATGGCTGATGTTTCACTGAAAGCGGTGTTAAAGGGAACAGGCCAG GCCGCAGGAGGAATCTTTGGGCTGATATTAACATTTCCTGATCTGATTGATAACTGTGAAGaactgattaaaaacaaacatcagaCTGAAGCTAGCACATATCTGAAGACAAAAGCTAAAGAAATCCTTGAGACTGTGAAGAAATTAAAAAAGCCATTGAATGAATTGCA AGAGATGCTCAATCAAATCCCTGAAATGGAGTGTCACATTGATTTGGCTCAGGAGATGTTTGGATCTCAAATATACACACGAGGCACCATCTGTATGGAGTATACACAGAGCCAAAAGCAGGACACGAAGACACAGGAGTTTATTCTCCTATGCACAAAAGACATAGGAGTAACTAAGAATTGTTCCACAGGAAAACACAAATCGGGTGACAACAAGAACAAAAGACGGAAGAAGGAGGCTACTTCAACTATAGACAGGAGTCTTAACCAGGAGAGGAAACTTGCTTTTCTGAGGAAACCACCACACAAGTCTAAAACAAAAGTAAAGAAATTTCAGTTCCGCCTTCCTAAAATAATGATGTCTAATGTGCGTTCTCTTCCGAACAAAATAGAGGAGCTCCAAGAAATGATGGAAGATGTGGAAAACATTAATTCCGATCTGATGTTCTTCACAGAGACATGGTTGAACAGGAACTCGCCCAGCATTAGCTTCGAGGGATATAGGTCTTACCGGGTTGATCGTGATGCACGGCTGACTCAGAAACGTAGAGGAGGGGGATTGATGGTGCTTGTGAATGAGGCCTGGGCGACTGATGTGGAGGTGGAAAACATCATTATAACTCCTGATTATGAGTTAATGGTCGTGTCCATTAGACCACATGACCACCCTGAGGATGCGCCACCACTTACCTTCATCCATGTGTATATCCCTCCAGGAACTAATATGAGTCAAGCCGCCAGAGACATCGCTGGTGTTTACTATGATGTTCTGGAGCAGTATCCTGGTGGTCCTGTTTTCTTGTTGGGTGATTTCAACCGCTGTGACATCACTCATCTCTTAGACCTGGAGCAATACATCACATGCCCAACCAGATACAGTAACACCCTGGATCAGTGCTATGGGAATGTGCCAGGGGCTTATAGATCTGAATGCAGTCCCCCGCTTGGCCGGTCAGACCACAATGTCATTCATTTGATTCCTAAAAAGAAGTCGGATGGAAGTGACCCTTCCAAAGATGAGAAGTGTACACATGACAGTACCAAATCCAGAAAGCAATGA